Proteins found in one Crassostrea angulata isolate pt1a10 chromosome 3, ASM2561291v2, whole genome shotgun sequence genomic segment:
- the LOC128175674 gene encoding ras-related protein Rab-13-like: MEKMDSERELEKTSTLQRTMSKRYDVLMRLLLIGETGVGKTCVLCRYASEEFIDSHITTIGIDFKMKTISLGGKTIKVQIWDTAGQERFESITKQFYRRAQGVILVYDITSKSSFEAVPKWLNYVRQFGREDVSVLLMGNKKDKEVNRQVLEEEGRKFAKDNSLLFYETSAKESANLEKAFYSLCEDVILKEKEKDKLSTENNNHQVQSEEVGTKDTTQLITENKGKKFPCCNVS; the protein is encoded by the exons ATGGAGAAGATGGACAGTGAACGAGAGTTGGAGAAAACGTCCACGTTACAACGGACTATGTCAAAACGATATGACGTTTTGATGCGTTTGCTTTTGATCGGAGAAACAGGGGTGGGCAAAACTTGTGTGCTATGTCGCTACGCTAGCGAGGAATTCATTGACTCACACATTACGACAATTG gtattgatttcaaaatgaaGACAATTTCACTTGGAGGAAAGACAATCAAAGTTCAAATATG GGATACGGCAGGGCAGGAGAGATTTGAATCAATAACTAAACAGTTCTACCGGAGGGCTCAG GGTGTCATTTTAGTGTATGATATCACCAGTAAAAGCTCATTTGAGGCTGTACCCAAATGGTTGAATTATGTCAGACAG TTTGGACGGGAAGATGTGTCCGTGTTGTTGATGGGGAACAAGAAAGATAAAGAAGTCAACCGACAGGTGCTAGAGGAGGAGGGCAGAAAG TTTGCCAAAGATAATAGTCTATTATTTTATGAAACCAGTGCAAAAGAAAGTGCCAATTTGGAGAAG GCTTTTTATAGCCTCTGTGAAGATGTAATcctaaaagaaaaagagaaagacAAATTGTCCACAGAAAACAATAACCACCAAGTCCAAAGTGAGGAGGTTGGGACAAAAGATACGACTCAGCTGATTACAGAGAATAAGGGGAAGAAGTTTCCATGTTGTAATGTGTCATGA